Proteins from a single region of Rhipicephalus sanguineus isolate Rsan-2018 chromosome 5, BIME_Rsan_1.4, whole genome shotgun sequence:
- the LOC119393118 gene encoding uncharacterized protein LOC119393118, whose product MEAKALQDALQESLITQQEEEQSNAISSLEDLLCHTDKLLVGDFWSKVIVKDSVWFLNFVPQDAPVVRCAIVVCADLCLKVYFGETRIEKVGTVVFPVSISDIRQLGDTLDRVEEIVKCSQNDEASVELLLRRMLAHLEELSSLQFPSDWQAEVMKFLRQQVEIVLTNGATYPADLLVFASIMFTISPHAYKFMRSTSKLRLPHPNTIRRVCATYNISPSLEQQDDLYLSYAKKMALALKDHERTVTLMIDEIHLQSYFEYKGGFVTGAATNSNIAARTAYVFMIQSLLSSNKDVVHILPVAKLEAKDLHCFIRRLIKELEDARLRVIAVISDNNSINRKAMSFFSDPPKFNIVYAHPSDPSRPLFFVLDSVHILKCIRNNWLNQRNPGTCMFFPDITELSSDGQVLTASFGTLRKAHEEESNELLRLAPTLSLKALNPSNLERQNVNLALKIFNLSTITALTSSKLAQLQHAKGTAEFIRIILTWWNIVNVKTPHKGQRLRDGFQEPVRSLSSPQIDFLNSVIDWLEFWESLKHDAGHLTRETHSAFRHTCHALVEVTRYCIEELGFSYVLLGKFQTDCLEDRFGKYRQLSGAQYHVSIRQIYESEHKLRLQKVLELPELPHLDVLTPCGSLNDPQYMKRFGVAIREQDIKKKQPMLPAITYVAGYCAHAAVKKLACTSCKDNLVLEDESFENDDFSLIASATRGGLKFPQPVVVQAVLTMEIVLEQLVSEKNATEFYDSPKQKELLVALTSSLTDSDEDLDTCDRGHSPQLVMKYILSAAANVLLSNLCKQNNDKLTASKQEKKRKLKTLQP is encoded by the coding sequence ATGGAGGCCAAAGCGCTGCAAGATGCATTGCAAGAGTCACTCATCACTCAACAAGAGGAAGAGCAGAGCAACGCCATCTCCTCTCTCGAGGACCTCTTGTGTCACACGGACAAGCTTTTGGTGGGAGACTTCTGGAGCAAGGTGATCGTGAAAGACAGTGTGTGGTTCTTGAACTTTGTGCCTCAAGATGCGCCGGTAGTGCGTTGTGCTATAGTTGTATGTGCCGACCTCTGTCTCAAAGTATACTTTGGAGAGACACGGATTGAAAAGGTAGGCACCGTTGTGTTCCCTGTTTCAATTTCGGACATTAGACAACTTGGTGATACACTTGACCGCGTTGAGGAAATTGTAAAATGCTCCCAAAATGATGAGGCAAGTGTTGAACTTCTTTTGCGACGTATGTTGGCACACTTAGAAGAACTGTCATCATTACAGTTTCCGTCTGACTGGCAGGCAGAAGTGATGAAGTTTCTGAGGCAGCAAGTTGAGATTGTTTTGACCAATGGAGCGACGTATCCAGCCGACTTACTTGTGTTCGCCAGTATTATGTTCACAATATCGCCACACGCTTACAAGTTCATGCGAAGTACATCGAAGTTGAGGCTTCCTCATCCAAACACTATTAGGCGTGTTTGTGCCACATACAACATTAGTCCTTCTTTGGAGCAACAAGATGATTTGTACTTGTCGTATGCCAAAAAAATGGCATTAGCACTCAAGGACCATGAACGGACTGTAACGCTCATGATAGACGAGATACATTTACAGTCCTACTTCGAATATAAAGGTGGCTTTGTCACAGGTGCAGCTACGAACAGCAACATTGCTGCAAGGACAGCATACGTCTTCATGATTCAGAGCCTTTTGTCATCCAACAAAGATGTTGTGCATATTCTACCTGTTGCAAAACTCGAGGCGAAGGACTTGCACTGCTTTATCAGGCGCCTCATTAAAGAGCTAGAAGATGCTCGACTTCGGGTGATCGCAGTTATTTCTGATAATAATTCCATTAACCGCAAagcaatgtcttttttttctgatccCCCCAAATTTAATATTGTCTATGCACACCCATCTGATCCTTCAAGacctttgttctttgttttggACAGTGTTCACATTCTCAAGTGTATCCGTAACAACTGGCTTAATCAACGTAATCCTGGGACTTGCATGTTTTTTCCCGACATAACTGAACTTTCCAGTGATGGACAAGTGTTAACAGCATCATTTGGCACTTTGAGGAAGGCACATGAAGAGGAAAGCAATGAGCTCTTGCGGTTGGCGCCCACATTATCTTTAAAAGCATTAAATCCATCCAACTTGGAGCGCCAGAATGTCAACCTCGCCCTGAAGATTTTCAACCTTTCAACTATTACAGCACTCACAAGTTCCAAGTTAGCTCAACTTCAACATGCCAAAGGCACAGCTGAATTTATCCGCATCATCTTGACTTGGTGGAACATCGTAAACGTCAAAACGCCTCACAAGGGCCAGCGCCTACGCGATGGCTTTCAAGAGCCTGTGAGAAGTCTGTCTTCCCCTCAGATCGATTTCCTCAACAGTGTAATTGACTGGCTAGAATTTTGGGAAAGTCTAAAGCATGATGCAGGCCACCTGACTCGCGAAACACACAGTGCATTCCGCCACACTTGTCACGCTCTTGTAGAAGTAACCCGCTACTGCATTGAAGAGCTCGGCTTCTCGTACGTGTTGCTGGGAAAGTTCCAAACCGACTGCCTAGAGGACAGATTTGGAAAATATCGGCAGTTGTCGGGAGCGCAGTATCACGTGTCTATACGGCAGATATACGAGTCGGAGCACAAGCTCAGATTGCAAAAAGTGCTGGAGCTCCCCGAACTCCCTCATCTAGATGTTCTAACCCCATGTGGCTCTCTTAACGACCCACAGTATATGAAGCGGTTTGGTGTTGCCATAAGAGAGCAAGACATCAAGAAGAAGCAGCCGATGCTTCCTGCCATTACTTATGTGGCAGGCTACTGTGCACATGCAGCTGTAAAAAAGCTTGCATGTACCTCCTGCAAGGACAATCTTGTTTTAGAAGACGAAAGTTTTGAGAATGATGATTTTTCACTTATTGCCAGTGCCACGAGAGGTGGCCTCAAGTTTCCTCAACCTGTAGTTGTGCAGGCAGTTTTGACAATGGAAATAGTGCTTGAGCAACTCGTAAGCGAGAAAAACGCGACTGAGTTTTATGATTCTCCAAAGCAAAAAGAGCTTCTTgttgccttgacgtcatcgcttACTGATAGCGATGAAGACCTTGACACTTGTGATCGGGGGCATTCACCACAGCTCGTCATGAAGTATATTCTTAGTGCGGCTGCGAATGTTTTATTAAGTAATCTGTGTAAACAGAACAATGACAAGCTTACGgccagtaaacaagaaaaaaagcgaaagctAAAGACACTGCAGCCTTGA